Proteins encoded within one genomic window of Polaribacter sp. NJDZ03:
- a CDS encoding transposase yields MLFPENTGSYLSIDETAFSNGDLYTIVTNKNANGKKGALLAMIKGTKAEDVIRILNKISLKQRKKVKEVTLDMAANMGLIVKKSFPKAVLVIDRFHVQKLALDALQEIRIKHRWEAIDKDNDAIENARNNSLKYVPKLLPNGDTLKQLLARSRYLLYKSSNKWTNSQQERAEILFKTYPDIEKAYNLCQNLSWIYNQTKDKTVALTRLAKWDENVRQAKFKSFNTIARTMSIHYQNILNYFDNRSTNASAESFNAKIKAFRAQFRGVRNIKFFLFRLSNIYA; encoded by the coding sequence TTGCTTTTTCCTGAAAATACTGGAAGCTATCTTTCCATAGATGAAACAGCATTTTCTAATGGAGATTTATATACTATCGTGACTAATAAAAATGCGAATGGAAAAAAAGGTGCTTTACTGGCCATGATTAAAGGCACTAAAGCAGAAGATGTTATTAGAATCCTTAATAAAATCTCTTTAAAACAACGAAAAAAAGTAAAAGAAGTAACCTTAGACATGGCAGCAAACATGGGGTTAATCGTTAAAAAATCATTTCCAAAAGCAGTACTAGTTATAGATCGATTTCATGTGCAAAAATTAGCTTTAGATGCTTTGCAAGAAATTAGAATTAAACATCGTTGGGAAGCAATAGATAAAGATAACGACGCCATAGAAAATGCTAGAAACAACTCCTTAAAATATGTTCCTAAACTACTACCAAATGGAGATACTCTAAAACAATTATTAGCTAGAAGTAGATACCTATTGTATAAATCTAGTAACAAATGGACTAACTCCCAACAAGAAAGAGCTGAAATACTTTTTAAAACTTATCCAGATATAGAAAAGGCATACAATTTATGTCAAAACTTATCCTGGATTTACAATCAAACAAAAGATAAAACCGTTGCCTTAACTAGACTTGCTAAATGGGATGAAAATGTAAGACAAGCGAAGTTTAAAAGCTTTAATACCATTGCTAGAACAATGTCTATACATTATCAGAATATACTCAACTATTTTGACAATAGAAGTACAAATGCTTCTGCAGAATCGTTTAATGCTAAAATAAAAGCATTTAGAGCACAATTTAGAGGTGTTAGAAACATCAAATTTTTCCTTTTTAGACTCTCAAATATTTATGCCTAA
- a CDS encoding transposase, with translation MDTSIELIKLLLPEILVNYFKLTKHEVKNEELHFYFTELNTIPEEFKTLKLSSKGFFPEATIQDFPIRGKNVFLHVIRRRWIDDNSKKLVIRDWQLVAKGTRITSEFAAFLKQISL, from the coding sequence TTGGATACTTCAATTGAGCTTATTAAATTATTACTACCAGAAATACTTGTTAACTATTTTAAACTTACCAAACACGAAGTTAAAAATGAAGAACTCCATTTCTATTTCACTGAGTTAAACACAATTCCTGAAGAATTTAAAACACTTAAATTAAGCTCTAAAGGATTTTTTCCAGAAGCCACTATTCAAGATTTTCCTATTCGAGGTAAAAACGTTTTTCTACATGTTATTAGAAGGCGTTGGATTGATGATAATTCTAAAAAATTAGTGATAAGAGATTGGCAGTTAGTAGCAAAAGGCACTAGAATTACTAGTGAATTTGCTGCTTTTTTAAAACAAATCAGTCTGTAA
- a CDS encoding LacI family DNA-binding transcriptional regulator yields the protein MKKRMTLKQIATEFNVSVATVSKALKDSHEISISTKEKIKTYAKKHNYKPNSIALSLMNKRTKTIGVIIPTLLNHFFVKIFSGIEQIANEKGYNIIIIITNGSLEKEIESTNMFEKGTVDGLLISLCEETQSKKDFTHLQNFIQDAGPIVMFDRVADSIKCDKIIVDDFNCAYNATEYLIKTGCKNIVIVSVLDNLGIVRLRIDGYKQALKDNGIALNEKLIVLIKKGYDFETEIKTLLDYNTVDAFIGLEEQSTIEAMFIAKSRGYKIPEEISFIGYTNGNLFKYVNPSITCINQHAVYIGQKATEKLIERIESDTNDSDNIFETKIIKTSLILRNSTHQLL from the coding sequence ATGAAAAAAAGAATGACACTTAAACAAATTGCGACTGAATTTAATGTATCAGTTGCAACTGTTTCAAAAGCTTTAAAAGATAGCCATGAAATAAGTATTAGTACCAAAGAAAAAATAAAAACATACGCAAAAAAACATAATTACAAACCAAATAGTATTGCTTTAAGTCTAATGAATAAAAGGACTAAAACAATTGGTGTTATTATACCTACCTTATTAAATCACTTTTTTGTAAAAATATTTAGTGGCATCGAACAAATTGCTAATGAAAAAGGATACAATATAATTATTATTATAACTAATGGAAGTTTAGAAAAAGAAATTGAATCAACAAATATGTTTGAAAAAGGGACCGTGGATGGTCTTTTAATTTCGTTATGTGAAGAAACACAATCTAAAAAAGATTTTACCCATTTACAAAATTTTATACAAGATGCAGGTCCAATAGTTATGTTTGACAGGGTTGCAGATAGTATTAAATGTGATAAAATAATTGTTGATGATTTTAATTGTGCATACAATGCTACTGAGTACCTTATAAAAACCGGTTGTAAAAATATAGTTATTGTTTCTGTACTAGATAATTTAGGAATTGTAAGGTTAAGGATAGATGGCTATAAACAGGCACTAAAAGATAATGGTATTGCATTAAATGAAAAGTTAATTGTGTTGATAAAAAAAGGGTATGATTTTGAAACAGAAATTAAAACCTTATTAGATTATAATACCGTAGATGCCTTTATTGGACTAGAAGAACAATCTACAATAGAAGCAATGTTTATTGCAAAATCTAGAGGATATAAAATTCCCGAAGAAATATCTTTTATCGGATACACAAATGGAAACTTGTTTAAATACGTAAACCCTTCAATTACATGTATAAATCAACACGCTGTTTATATAGGTCAAAAAGCTACAGAAAAACTTATTGAGCGCATTGAAAGTGACACCAACGATAGTGATAATATTTTTGAAACTAAAATAATTAAAACAAGTTTAATTTTAAGAAACTCTACACATCAATTACTTTAA